DNA sequence from the Oscillatoria nigro-viridis PCC 7112 genome:
TGGCTTTGATGATTTTGTTGCCAAACCGTTCCGAGAGGCGGTAATTTTTGAGAAGATGGCGCTTCATTTGGATGTTCGCTATATCTATGAAGAGGAGTCGTCTAGGAAGTCCGAACGGGATGAGCCTGCCCAGCAACTGACTCCTGAGTCGCTGTCTGTGTTGCCGAGGGAGTTGATTGAGAAGCTTTACAAAGCAGCCGCTTGTGGAGATGAGCAAGCGGTAAGGCTATTGATTGAGGGAATTCCCCTGTCCGAGAAGCAAATTGCTGCGGCTCTGACTAAATTAGTTGACAATATGAGCTTAGATATTATCAGCGATTTGACTCAACAAAACCTTTAAACGAACTTCATCCAAGTCCAAGATTATGGGTAGGGACTGCGCTCAACATCTCTAGTTCAATGCTAACTGCGATAGTTCAATGCTATAGCAATCCCGCCCGACGGCTGTTGACATTCTAGAGCGCTCAAACCGTTACTATTATTCCCTCGGACGAATGCCTTGGAGCCTTGGAGCTTTCTGCAGAATGCTATAACTGCGATAGTTCACCGCTAACTGCGATCGCAGTTATCAGAGGCGGTTCTCAAAGTTCTTTCAAAGATTAGCCTACAATAAGCCGCAGTCCACTAAGATTGTTTAATCAACACGTTGAGTGAGCGTGCTTAAAAATAGATGAGCAAAATTATTGCGCTGTTCAACCAGTCAGGTGGCGTCTCCAAAACCAGTTTGACAATGAATTTAGGCTACCATTTAGCCAAGCGGAAGCAAAAAGTCTTGTTAGTAGATATGGACCCCCAAGCCTCGCTTACCGCCTTCATGGGCTTGGAACCATCCGAGTTGCAGGAAACTGTGTACGAGTCCATTATGAACGGTTCTGAAGCGGCGCTCTGCAAAAACCTTCACAACATGGATTTGCTTCCTTCCAATATTAATTTGAGCGGAGCAGAGCTGGAACTGGTAGTGGCTGACATGAGAGATAGTCGGCTAAAAGAAGTCATTGACCCCCTCAGCCCCAACTATGACTTCATATTGATAGACTGCCCTCCCTCGCTCGGCATCCTATCCTATATCAGCCTGGTTTCCTCCACTCACGTCTTAATTCCGATTCAGACTGAATATAAAGCTCTCAAAGGAACCGAATTGCTGTTGCAAACCATTGCTCGCGTCAGGAAACGCGCTAATCGGAAATTGCAGATTGCTGGAGTGATTCCGACGCTGTACGATCCCCGTACTGTACAGGCATTTCAAAGTTTGCAGTCAATTACTACTTCTATGGAAAAGATTGCTGCGATTTACCCCGCCGTACCTCGGACTGTCGCTTTCGCCGATGCGTCACAGCAACACGTACCTCTGGCCGCGTACAATCCAAAACATCCAGCCGTCGCTGTACTCGATACTATTGCACAAGGACTTTTAGCTCTGCGATGAATCAAAAGCGCGACAGTCAGCCTTATCAAATCAAAGGGGTTGAGGCTCTATTAGGAATCAACGACAGCGAAGATGCCGCATCCTCCCTTGTCTCAATACACAAAATTGTCTTGCCCCAGCAGCAACCGCGCCGCTATTTCGAGCCGACAGCTATGCAAGAACTGGTGGAGTCAGTCAAGCAGCTAGGAATTCTGCAACCGCTCCTGGTACGCCCCATAGATGGCAACAAGTACGAATTAGTTGCCGGAGAACGGCGCTATCGAGCCGCGTCGTCGTTAGGCTTGACTGAAGTTCCTGTCACGATTCGGGAACTGACGGACGCAGAGGCTCTCTCCATCGCACTGCTGGAGAACTTGCAGCGGGAAGATTTGAATGCGATTGAGGAAACCGAGGGGATTTTGC
Encoded proteins:
- a CDS encoding ParA family protein is translated as MSKIIALFNQSGGVSKTSLTMNLGYHLAKRKQKVLLVDMDPQASLTAFMGLEPSELQETVYESIMNGSEAALCKNLHNMDLLPSNINLSGAELELVVADMRDSRLKEVIDPLSPNYDFILIDCPPSLGILSYISLVSSTHVLIPIQTEYKALKGTELLLQTIARVRKRANRKLQIAGVIPTLYDPRTVQAFQSLQSITTSMEKIAAIYPAVPRTVAFADASQQHVPLAAYNPKHPAVAVLDTIAQGLLALR